CGGACCGCagtccgcctgttagtgacctatgatCTAGGGGCTGTCAAAAAGCATCTggaaaatatatgaaacaacTAAGTGAAGCAGAAGAAGGGAAGACATCTCACAATAACTTCAGGAAGTTATACGGAggatattattataataatttaagCTTAATGTTGACATTAGTCTTGGTGTGGTCATGGGTAATATTGCTGGAATCAATATCTGTACCTTAACGGGTTTGGCATCCATTCTGATCTTGCCCCAGGACACAGCCTCATCAGGTCTGGCTCCAGAGTCAGAGCCATCAAACTCCTGACCCGTGTTCACAAACACTGCATAGTCAGCTCCATTCCTCTGGAaggagacagagcagagacaaTGTGTCAAAAGATCTATGTCGTgaagtaaaaactacaatatttccctctgaattgtagtggaatATTTGAGGAAATGCacagttacattccaccactgatggCCAACTTAATTTCTCAAAACTTTGCATAATTGTATACAAAACCTGATGTGAAGTCATGTATGAGTGATAGAAAGTAATAAAGATCACATGAAGTTAGTTACCATGAGATTAGCATTAGATATATGATGTTTGACCAGCCCTCCTCCCAGGATGATCATTCCCGTCCTTTTGGCAAACACCGCCTGGCTGTTCAGCCTGCGAATATCTGGGGGGAAAAAGTCCACATTCATGATATGACCAACAGATGACAATGAGACAGCTGTGGTGATCCTGTTCTGTTGCTTTTACCTTCCACTATGTCCAAAACCAAACCAGGATTCTTAAAAGAGTGGAAGTAGATCATGTCGCCCAGAGAGCCGTCTGTCAGGGCAGGACTGAACACTGGAATGTTATTCTGAAACAGAATTCAACAGTATATTTACTGACAGATACAGTGATCAAaaatacactgtacatacaaaCTAAACAGGGTAAGTAAGGCCAGGAAGTAGGACGAGGAacaaagcagaataaaataaaagttcaaTCAACAGTTTCATACTGGATTTCTAGTCCACTGATTTCACTAGTGCCCACCAACCAAAGACACCACAATTCATTCACAATCCATATAAATTGGATACAATTTCTGAATGACAAATTGTACTATGCTTGCAGATAAACTGACTTTAGACTTCAGACTTATCTTGACTAACTTCAGACTTCACACAAACTCACTAATTAGTTTTTGGTTCCATTATGATGTAATACATTACCAATATAAACCAGTACTCACCTTGTATGCCCAGTAGTAGACAGACTCAGTATTATTGATCTCCTTGCCAAGCCGATGGATCATTTTGGAGGGAGTCCAACGGGTGCCCTGAAATAAGAAGTcaaaggtcaaaaggtcaaaaatCACATGATGTAGACACTGGAACACCCTGACTGTGCAACTTTgtggaaaacatttgtttttatgtgacgACATCAAACTAACAAGTACAGTGGTTTAGCCTACTACATACCACAGGTTTCCACTGTGTGCAATAGACAAACAATATCCTATTCACTCAGATCGACCCACCTCTGTGTTCTGCTCCAACAACATCTGATCCAGGATGGGCATTAGCCAGTCTTCAAACTTACAGTAGTTGTCATTAGGCACCAACAGATTCCCTATCCTACATCCagcaaagacagaggaggagggagagatgatgGGATTGAACTGGGACCAGACATAAATAAGCATCATGTCCTTTGTCATTttgaatgtcaaactatttctgtAAGGCTCAGTGTAAAATGCCACCTTTGTTGCAGTTACACACCTCAGCATTATTCTGAGGATGTGAATTTGAGAGGTGTATTGTATCAGTAGTTGCCAACCTGTTGATGCCCCTCTGGCGGAGGTCCTTGCCAGGCAGGCTGAAGTCTCCCAAGTATGTGTGAGCAAGACACTTGATGAAATCCTCCTCTATGCCTCCAGCTGTGGTTACAATCACATCCACCTAATACAGAGTAACAAGACAGATTCTGATAAACTAGTGCCCCTGTCGAATTGGTTGATTGTTTTAGATGTTGCCTGGGATGTAACTATGGCCTGGATCATTATGACAATTGTATAAATTGCACCATTTTGTGCTCTGCCAGGTAGCGGATGCTCTCTCTGACTCCAGAGCTGATGAGGTTGGAGGTGTAACCCAGGAAGATGGTGCAGCCCAACTTTGGGGGTAATTCACACTCATTTCCTTCATCTGCCTCCACTGGCTCAAGACGCTTCTCTATCTGTGGGCGTGGAGGCATTAGACAACAATGGTCAACATTCATAATAaagacaattattattattatcattattatttagtgCTGTGAACCCCATCGATAAAGTCACATTCACCTCAATTGTACTTGGGTGGGGGAAGAAATCCCAGAGACAAATACCTCATCTGTATGGCTAACAGaggtaaatgagaaaaaaaaaattctgtaaGATACAAACTGCTACAAAGGCATTCCTCTCACCATGTGGTTGATCTCCTGGATGGCCAAACCCAACCTGCTGGCCTGGAAGCCTGTGGTGAGGTAGGACTTCAGCACTGCCTGGTGATCAACCCCCTGGTTAAAGTCGTAGCCTCTGATCTTGGGCATGTCCTCTGGGAGGTCACAACTGGGCTTAAGGACAGcctccatggcaacagaagGGGCATGGTCTGCCATcttttctgcaaaaacaaagagagcatGTTAGTGGAGTGGAGATGCCCAGTAGAGCCCTGATCAAGTAACAATGGATGTCATCTCTTCAGTCTGTGGTGACAGGTAGCAGCTTTGCTCTCACTGACATGTACAGAAAAACTGAGCCATGACTGAGCTCCCCAGCTACTGAGCAACATGTGCATCTGATGCATGAACAGCTGAGAAAAGTTGATCCTTGCTTATTAACCCAACCTCACTGAAAGTTTTCAAAAAACATCCTGAAGAACAGGCTCCTCAGAAGGCCTTTGGGCATTGGCCCTGATCAATAGAGAGGAATCAGATTCAGTGGGGGCAATGTTAATATTTTGGCATATTTCATAAGTACAATTATATAATGGAACACAACTGTTATACGCCCATGAATATCCAGTTTAACCAGCCTGAGGCTGATTTTGCTGTGCAAACGCAGATTGGAGACAAGCCATTTGTTTACTGCAGTGTTTGCACATACAGTGGCTTAAGGAGAGTGTTCAGACCCCTTTACTTTAGTGCTCTATGTGTTAtagatttcatttaaaatagGTTCAATTAACTTTTTACTTTATTCAGAATCTTTATTCAGTACTTTGTAGAAGCCCCTTTGACAGCAATTACAGCAATCTGcaaagtggtggaaagtaacaaagtacattttctcaagtactgtacttaaggaAGTTTGAAGTGTTGtcatttacttgagtatttctattgtatgctactttttacttctACTACATTAcacagggaaatattgtactctTTACTCCACTCTATTTATCTGACTGTTGctgttactagttactttacagattaagatttcacatacaaaacatatgaaaaaaaTACCATGCACTGTTAACATAATGAAAGTGCGACATGTGGGTGTTGACAGCTATAACGTCACTAGTTATCGTTCTAGATGTATAGCTTCTCCAAACGAAAGACAGTCCTGGTATATTTGAAAACTGTCGGGCAAGCAAGCACAGCTACTCAGTTAAAAACAATaacgacaacaacaactttaCAGCAACACAATTCACCTAAAcgtatcaaaaaaaaaaacgttttcgCCCTGTTGTCAAGGTGTAAAACTCCGCCTAACGTTACTTATGGGGAAGTTGTCGTTCATTGGACAGGGAATAACTTCGATGTACATATTGCACATATTGTGTTTAATAGGTGCAGAATAACATCGATCATAACACGCAGAATCAATGTGGTCTGATGTTAGCTAGGTGACAAGCTAACAGTGAGCTGATCTTGTCCCATCGACTGGCTTTAATCATGACTAAACGTTTGAAGACAGCGATGAAAACATACCAGTTCTTGAAGAGACGTCAGGTGATGAAGATGGTTAAGTAGTAATCAACTGTCACCAAACACAACGAACACGGTTACTGATGATTTGCATTTCTGTAAACAACTCATGGGTTGCCTGCGGCAAACGAGCTTTTCACTACGGAAAGTGCGAAGGGACAAACATGACCAATCTATTTCTGCGCAAATCCCATTAGTGAACGTTTTATTTACCTTATTCGgttatttttatcattaaaaaTTCAAAAACTGACGTAAACTTATTTAGTATTGATGATATggagtaaataaaaaaacattaattgtgAAGAATGGTTTCCGTCACAGTTTTACATTACTGTTACGGTACATGAACAGCGTGATGGTCAAACCTGAACGTTACTTCAGCTGGACAAAGGTGTTTTAAATTAttacagcacattttaaatgctCATTATATGTTTTACAggtaaaatgtcacacaaagtAACTacaaagtgcagctttaagctaAATGTAGGGGTAGATATGACTATATTTCCATCTAAAATATTAGTTATTagtatatatattattagtATAAATTCTGAAACAATGGTAATACTCAAGCAccagtttttaaaaactgtacagcacttgagtaaacaTACCAGTCCTTGAgcaagtgtttttctttaatgaaCACAACCCCTTTAGCAGTCCCTTATCTGCACAGATTTAATAAACATGAGTGCATCATTTTTGACTACCTGTATTAGTGCCCACTAAAACACATTTAGccaaattaataaaaacttcaAATGTCCCACCTTTCTATTACTACATAAACAGACAAGTCAgctgtacattttgtaaaaagtAAACATTCATGTTGTAGCTTAAAAGCAGAAAGCATGCTTGAAGCACAGCATAATGCTTGAGCCAATAATCTTTTCATCGCTGGTGGCTGTGAAgtgatgtgtgatgtttgtgacATTTCCAATACTGTGCTGTATGACCTTTTATATCACAGAGCCTTTGAACTGCCCCCAACAGTGAATAAAAAGGGGGGGTACAGGTGAGAAAAGGAAAGTCAGGAGCTTCTCTGACCAAACTCTCCTGCACAACCCTGCCTGGAGTCAACTCTTCAGATCAGGTCATTTTTCCTGCTGCTCCTTTTGGCGGAAGAAGGATATTGAGTTCAGATTGCAGGATTTTTGCTGAGTCTTTACACTGAAGGCAATGTCAGGATTGgtgtgcagcagcaacagtgttGTTCAGGCACAAAAACTGCTGGATCAACTTCGAGTGGAGGCAAGCATGGAGAGAATCAAGGTATGCAAGAATCTGAATAATCTGTTTAGTACATGTATGCTGGTTTCACATCATCATACACCTGAACTGCACCACTTAAGATCAGTTGTTTGAAGATTTCCATAGTTCGGAGCATACTGACATGCTTCATGTCTCTATTATTAACATCCAATGTCAAATAGTTTTTTTCATTATACTTTCAGTATTACAATGTATGAAATTCTGTAAAATGCCATCCTGTCCACCTTTATCCTGGCAGATctccctgacagcagcagacttGGTCAGATACTGTCAGGATCACAGGCGCAGCGACCCCCTGCTCACCGGCATTGCCGCCTCGTCCAATCCTTTCAAAGATAAGAAGACCTGTGTGCTGCTTT
The sequence above is a segment of the Enoplosus armatus isolate fEnoArm2 chromosome 17, fEnoArm2.hap1, whole genome shotgun sequence genome. Coding sequences within it:
- the dhps gene encoding deoxyhypusine synthase; the protein is MADHAPSVAMEAVLKPSCDLPEDMPKIRGYDFNQGVDHQAVLKSYLTTGFQASRLGLAIQEINHMIEKRLEPVEADEGNECELPPKLGCTIFLGYTSNLISSGVRESIRYLAEHKMVDVIVTTAGGIEEDFIKCLAHTYLGDFSLPGKDLRQRGINRIGNLLVPNDNYCKFEDWLMPILDQMLLEQNTEGTRWTPSKMIHRLGKEINNTESVYYWAYKNNIPVFSPALTDGSLGDMIYFHSFKNPGLVLDIVEDIRRLNSQAVFAKRTGMIILGGGLVKHHISNANLMRNGADYAVFVNTGQEFDGSDSGARPDEAVSWGKIRMDAKPVKVYADASLIFPLMVAETFALHADKLIAGKKTD
- the LOC139300340 gene encoding guanine nucleotide-binding protein G(I)/G(S)/G(O) subunit gamma-12-like yields the protein MSGLVCSSNSVVQAQKLLDQLRVEASMERIKISLTAADLVRYCQDHRRSDPLLTGIAASSNPFKDKKTCVLL